In the Mesorhizobium sp. WSM2240 genome, CCGATCTCGAGGAAGGGCGAGCCGGGATCGATGAGTTGCGTCAGCCGGTCGCGCGGCAAAAGCTTGCCGCGCGAGGCGTGGCGTTCGCGGGCCTCGTCCGAGCCGCCGCGCTGTACGGTTGCGGCTTTCTCGGAAATGTCGGCGACGAGCGAGCGCATCTTCTCGGCATTGGCTCGGAAGAGGTCGGAGGAGGGGGAGATCTGGGACTGGATGACGGTCATTTAAGCCTGCTGCGCCGTTCGCTGGACCCGGATGTTTACACAGGTCGGGCGAGCCGGCGCAACAGCGGGGCGGGAGAGGCTTGCGCGCCGGATCCTTCGCCGGGAAGCCGCGGCAAACCGCAACCATCACGCGGCAGACACGTCATTGGCGCATCGTGGGCAGGCGTTGCAAAGGAGAACACGCAGGAGTAGTATTTATCCAGGCAATATTCAACTTGTAGGGGAGAAAGACTGTGGGCGACAGGTTTCATTTTTCCAGGCAGATCATCGATGCGGCGGCCGATCGCTGGGAGGCGACGAAGCCCGAACGCGAGAAGCGGGCGCGGGCCAAGGCGGAGGGGCGCTACGACGAAGTCGACAGCAAGGAGCGCATCGTCAAGCATGCCAACCGGCTGCGCCAGCAGCTTCGCGCGCCGCTGGAAAGCATCGCGTCCGAGGCGAAGGCTGCGCTGCCCGCGCGGGTGCGCGAACTGGCGGAGCGCAAGCCGGTCACCAAGGCCAATATCGACGCGCTGTTCGTCGAGCGGGTGATCGGGCCGACCAAGGATTTTCTCTCGGCGGAGTTCTTCGATCTCGGCTCGCTCGCCATGCGCTCTGTGGCCCGCATCCGCACCGAGTTGGGCGGGGGGGTCAGCTACGGCACCGGCTTCATGGTGACGCCGTCGCTGCTCTTGACCAACGAGCATGTGCTGGAGAGCGCCGAATGGGCGGCCGCCAGCGTGGCCGAGTTCGATTATCAGCGCGACCGCCTCGGCAAGGGCAAGCCGGTCCAGTCTTTCCACCTCGATCCCGACCGCTTCTTTCTGAACGACAAGGCGCTGGATTTCGCGCTGGTCGCGGTGAGGCCCGCGCCGGGAGTGGGCAACGCCAGGCTTGCAGATTTCGGCTTCTGCCCGCTGGTCGGCGTGGAAGGCAAGATCCTGGTCACTGATCCGGTCAACATCGTCCAGCATCCGCAGGGCCGGATGAAGGAGGTGGTGATCCGCGAGAACGAGCTCAGCGCGCTGCCGCTGGGCGATCTCGACGGCTTCGCGCATTATCTCGGCGACACCGAGCCCGGCTCGTCCGGTTCGCCGGTGTTCAACGACCGGTGGGAGGTGGTGGCGCTGCATCATTCCTCGGTGCCCGCGCGCGATGGGGCCGGCAATTATCTGACCAGGGACGGGACCGTCTGGGACGAAGATTCCATGCCGGTGGAGGAGATCGCCTGGGTCGGCAATGAAGGCATCCGCATATCGCGCATCATCAACCGCCTGAAGCAGGTCACGAATCTGCCGGCCGCGAAAGCCGCGCTGCTGAAGCAACTGCTGGAGAAATCCGACACGACGGAAATGGGGCCGCTGCACGAAGAAGGCGCGAAACCGGACCGCAGCTCCGCGGATGTATGCGCAGTCGATCTTTCCGGAACGGCGACGATCACCGTGCCGGTGACAATCACGGTAGAGGTCGGCGGCGCTCGCGCGGTGCGCGCCGAACTTGGCCAGACGGCGGCCGCGGAGCGGGTGCGGCCGGCGCCCGACTATGAAGGCCGGCCGGGCTTCGATGTCGGCTTTCTTGGTGTTGCGGTGCCGATGCCCGACCTGGTCGACCGGCGGCATGGCGAACCGGCGATGCTCGCCGACGGTTCCGGCGAGCTGAAATACCACCATTTCAGCGTCCTGATGAATGCGGACCGGCGGCTGGCCTATGTCTCGGCGGTGAATTACGACGCCAGCGCGCCGTTCGTTGAGGAACGCGGCAACGACGACTGGTTCATAGATCCGCGCATCGACGCCGGCGCGCAGGCCGACAACCGCTTCTACAAGAACAATCCGCTCGACCGCGGCCACCTGGCCCGGCGCTACGACGCCGGCTGGGGCATGACCGCCGAAGAGGCGAAACTCGCCAACGACGACACTTTTCACTGGACCAATTGCGCGCCGCAGCACGAGGTCTTCAACCAGAGCAAGCTGTCGCAGCCGAAGGACCTGCGGCTCTGGGGCGAACTGGAGAACCACATCACCGACCAGGCCAAGCAGGACATGCAGCGCCTGTCGATCTTCAACGGCCCGGTCTTCGGCAAGGACGACAGGACGCATCGCGGCCTGCTCATTCCGAGTGCCTTCTGGAAGGTGGTAGCCTACCGATCGCGGGAGGACGGGCTGCGCGCCGTCGGTTTTGTGCTGCACCAGACCGACCTGATAAGCAATCTCGCCGCCGAGCGGTTCGACGTCGGGCGCTTTGACCTCAGGCAAGTCCGGATAAGCCGCATCGAGGAACTGACGGGGCTCGATTTCAAGGGATTGCGCAATGTCGACCCGATGGCCGCCACCGGCGTGCGGGAGGTCTTTGAGGGCGCGGTCGCGGCCGAGCGCAAGCTGACTTCGGCGGCGGATATCAGGTTCTGACAGACCGCCACTTCGGGATGATCGGGCGCATCCGCGTCAGCGGATGAGCTCGATCGGACAACCGAGATCGAGGTCGGCCCACGAGCGATCGGCGGTAACAGCGACGGCGTTCTCGTGGATGGCCAGCGCGATGCAGGCGCGGTCGCCGAGCGAGAGGCCCTTGTGCCGGGTGGCCAGACGCAGCCGCCCGGCAAGAATGGCGCTCTCAGGGCTGAACCCGGAGATGCCCAGCCCCAAGGCCTCAAAGTCGCTCACCGCCTCATCCGGAGTGCGGCCTTTATCGATCAGACGCGCGACGATTTCCGCAACGTTCACGCCGCAGCACTGCCCGTCCTTGAAATAGCGCAACGAGTTGTCTGCGCCTTTTTCGTTGAACAGCACCGCGAGCACGACGGAGCTGTCGAGTATGTATGCCGTCATGGCTTCTTCATCGCCATGCCTTCAGCATGCAGTTGGTCGAGCCGCTCATCGCTTCGTCGTTGCTCTTCCCGCCGATCCGCCAGAAACTCATCGACCACGCTCCCTCCCGGCGTTTTGTAGGAAGCCAGGCGCTCCTGGACCTTTCGGATCGAGACCAATTGAGAGATTGCAGTCAGTTCGCCATCCTGAACCTTCAGGACCAATGTGTCTCCCGGCTTGACTCCCATTGCTTTTCGCATTTCGGCCGGGATGACCAGCCGCCCGCCTTCACCCACTATCGTCCTCACAGGGCCGAGGGAAGCGGTCCCGGCTACAGCTTGTGCGTGGTTGAACTCAGCGGCTTCTTCGGCAAACCCGCGAGCCTTCTTGGGAGGAGGCATCATTCACTCCGCTCGGTACGAGATCGGATATTGCCAGAAAAGCCTGAACATGGCAAACATGCAAACCTTGGCAATATGGACAGCTCTACCAATTAGACTCCCTCCGCCATGATCTCCCTTCCGATCAGCCACCGCCTAATCTCGCTGGTGCCGGCACCGATCTCGTAGAGTTTCGCGTCGCGCAGCAGCCGGCCTGTGGGGTAGTCGTTGATGTAGCCGTTACCGCCGAGAAGCTGGATCGCGTCGAGGGCCATGAGCGTCGCCTTCTCGGCCGCGAACAGGATGCAGCCGGCGGCGTCCTTGCGCGCGGTCTCGCCGCGGTCACAGGCGGCGGCGACGGCGTAAACATATGCCCGCGCGGCGCTCATCGTAGCATACATGTCGGCGAGCTTGCCCTGGACGAGCTGGAACTCGCCGATCGGCTGGCCGAACTGCTTGCGCTCGTGAACGTAGGGGACGGCCACGTCGAGACAGGCGGCCATGATGCCGAGCGGGCCGCCGGCCAGCACCGCCCGCTCGTAGTCGAGGCCCGACATCAAGACCTGGACGCCGTGCCCTTCCTCGTGCAGCACGTTTTCGAACGGCACCTCGACGTCCTCGAACACCAGTTCGCCGGTGTTGGAGCCTCGCATGCCGAGCTTGTCGAGCTTTTGCGCCACCGAAAAGCCGGCAAAAGTCTTTTCGACCACGAAGGCGGTGATGCCGCGCGATTGTCGCTCCGGATCGGTCTTTGCATAGACTACCATAGTGTCGGCGTCCGGGCCGTTGGTGATCCACATTTTCGTGCCGTTGAGGACGTACCGGTCGTTCTTCTTTTCCGCCCGCAGTTTCAGCGAGATGACGTCCGAGCCGGAACCCGATTCCGACATTGCGAGCGCGCCGACATGCTCGCCGGAGCACA is a window encoding:
- a CDS encoding type II toxin-antitoxin system VapC family toxin; protein product: MLAVLFNEKGADNSLRYFKDGQCCGVNVAEIVARLIDKGRTPDEAVSDFEALGLGISGFSPESAILAGRLRLATRHKGLSLGDRACIALAIHENAVAVTADRSWADLDLGCPIELIR
- a CDS encoding isovaleryl-CoA dehydrogenase yields the protein MYDRTLNFGLGEDIDSLRDLVRRFAQDRIAPIAAEIDRSNVFPAPLWAEMGALGLLGVTADPDFGGSGMGYLAHVVAMEEISRASASVGLSYGAHSNLCVNQINRWATPEQKEKYLPPLCSGEHVGALAMSESGSGSDVISLKLRAEKKNDRYVLNGTKMWITNGPDADTMVVYAKTDPERQSRGITAFVVEKTFAGFSVAQKLDKLGMRGSNTGELVFEDVEVPFENVLHEEGHGVQVLMSGLDYERAVLAGGPLGIMAACLDVAVPYVHERKQFGQPIGEFQLVQGKLADMYATMSAARAYVYAVAAACDRGETARKDAAGCILFAAEKATLMALDAIQLLGGNGYINDYPTGRLLRDAKLYEIGAGTSEIRRWLIGREIMAEGV
- a CDS encoding AbrB/MazE/SpoVT family DNA-binding domain-containing protein; the protein is MPPPKKARGFAEEAAEFNHAQAVAGTASLGPVRTIVGEGGRLVIPAEMRKAMGVKPGDTLVLKVQDGELTAISQLVSIRKVQERLASYKTPGGSVVDEFLADRREEQRRSDERLDQLHAEGMAMKKP
- a CDS encoding DNA/RNA non-specific endonuclease, giving the protein MGDRFHFSRQIIDAAADRWEATKPEREKRARAKAEGRYDEVDSKERIVKHANRLRQQLRAPLESIASEAKAALPARVRELAERKPVTKANIDALFVERVIGPTKDFLSAEFFDLGSLAMRSVARIRTELGGGVSYGTGFMVTPSLLLTNEHVLESAEWAAASVAEFDYQRDRLGKGKPVQSFHLDPDRFFLNDKALDFALVAVRPAPGVGNARLADFGFCPLVGVEGKILVTDPVNIVQHPQGRMKEVVIRENELSALPLGDLDGFAHYLGDTEPGSSGSPVFNDRWEVVALHHSSVPARDGAGNYLTRDGTVWDEDSMPVEEIAWVGNEGIRISRIINRLKQVTNLPAAKAALLKQLLEKSDTTEMGPLHEEGAKPDRSSADVCAVDLSGTATITVPVTITVEVGGARAVRAELGQTAAAERVRPAPDYEGRPGFDVGFLGVAVPMPDLVDRRHGEPAMLADGSGELKYHHFSVLMNADRRLAYVSAVNYDASAPFVEERGNDDWFIDPRIDAGAQADNRFYKNNPLDRGHLARRYDAGWGMTAEEAKLANDDTFHWTNCAPQHEVFNQSKLSQPKDLRLWGELENHITDQAKQDMQRLSIFNGPVFGKDDRTHRGLLIPSAFWKVVAYRSREDGLRAVGFVLHQTDLISNLAAERFDVGRFDLRQVRISRIEELTGLDFKGLRNVDPMAATGVREVFEGAVAAERKLTSAADIRF